The following DNA comes from Methanosarcina vacuolata Z-761.
CATGCAGGAACTTTACCACGAAATCCAGGCTGCAGACACTATTGTAATCGGCTCTCCTGTTTACATGTGGCAGATGACGGCCCAAACTAAACTCTTAATTGACCGTCTGACAGCCTTTTTAAAACCTGATTTTTCAAGCAGGCTTGATAATAAAAAACTGATCCTTGTTTTTTCCCAGGGCAGTTCAGACAGGGATGCCTTCAAACCGTATTTTGAATACACAGCCGGCCTTCTCTATTATCTCGGCTTTGATGTCCTGGAAACCGTTATTGCGGCTGGCACGGATAATCTTGAAGTCTCATTCAGGCCCAGGCTGCTTGAAAAAGCAAGAGAACTTGGAAAATTGGTTTCAGCTTCTCCTT
Coding sequences within:
- a CDS encoding flavodoxin family protein, translated to MLGLVGSPNINGNTAKLVNAILDGAAENGAEKVIYNLASLNIKGCDACFRCKESGCCAIDDDMQELYHEIQAADTIVIGSPVYMWQMTAQTKLLIDRLTAFLKPDFSSRLDNKKLILVFSQGSSDRDAFKPYFEYTAGLLYYLGFDVLETVIAAGTDNLEVSFRPRLLEKARELGKLVSASPFSGPEFRKSESSLIPLL